The following proteins are co-located in the Neodiprion virginianus isolate iyNeoVirg1 chromosome 6, iyNeoVirg1.1, whole genome shotgun sequence genome:
- the LOC124307532 gene encoding hypoxia up-regulated protein 1 isoform X1, which translates to MNRKRMLAVSLAFLALNIFIDSTHGVAVMSIDFGSEWMKVAIVSPGVPMEIALNKESKRKTPVTIAFRNGERTFGEDAQVVAVRFPKNSYSYILDLLGKSIDHPLVKLYQTRFPYYEILADEERETIIFKHDEETFYTPEELLAQILYKGKEFAETSAGQKINEAVITVPGFFNQAERKALLQAADIAGLKVLQLINDYTAVALNYGIFRRKEINETTQYIMFFDMGASSTTATVVGYQNVKTKEKGYVETNPQVSILGVGYDRTLGGLEMQIRLQNYLAKEFDAMKKTPNSVFDSPRAMAKLFKEAGRVKNVLSANADHYAQIEGLLDEKDFRVQVTREKLEELCADLFERVARPIKTALETSALTMDIISQIVLVGAGTRVPKVQEKLTEFVKLELSKNINTDEAAAMGAVYKAADLSQGFKVKKFITKDAVLFPIQIVFDRTVDGATKRVRRMLFNRMNAYPQKKIITFNKHTDDFEFSVNYAELEYLPADEMAAVGNTNLSIISLSGIADALSKHANEGTESKGIKAHFAMDDSGVLNLANVELVFEKTVVAAEEEEGTFSKLGSTISKLFAGSDDKEPAEKVEEPSKEDIKPVHEDPDQLGVQKEADAKPQNQNETQTTENKPSNKTEKIEKEKKPSLVTLKEPIPSTEVRLGPKTLEGPKLAESTKKIEALNHHDLERTRRERALNSLEAFVIDAQQKLQLPEYSEATIPEESEKILAACSTISDWLYEDGYDADADTYEQKLAELKGLTNDLYARVFEHKERPEALKGMVSMIHGSTTFLEKVANVTSSSEIFTQVELETLQKTINETQEWHDKVVKELADIPLYEPVKYTVRDIANKMAILDREVKYLVNKAKIWRPKPKEEEPAKNKTTDKSDEATAEVPDGSETAEVPATADEAPVKTKEEEEEDKDDGVVEEEQNSNVESKGETDDGSIEIGSEKHSQNETGETLQLPEPDPVKTKDKPNQEEPHQEL; encoded by the exons ATGAATCGTAAGAGAATGCTTGCCGTTTCACTGGCTTTTCTCGCTCTCAATATATTCATTGACAGTACTCATGGAGTTGCTGTTATGAGCATCGACTTTGGCAGCGAATGGATGAAAGTTGCCATCGTATCG CCTGGAGTGCCGATGGAAATAGCTCTAAACAAAGAATCTAAAAGGAAAACTCCGGTAACAATCGCATTTAGAAATGGAGAGCGTACCTTTGGAGAAGATGCGCAGGTTGTCGCTGTACGATTTCCTAAAAACAGCTATTCCTACATCTTGGATCTTTTGGGCAAATCGATCGATCATCCATTGgttaaattatatcaaacaAGATTTCCTTACTATGAGATTCTTGCGGATGAAGAACGtgaaacgattatttttaaGCACGATGAGGAGACATTTTATACACCTGAAGAATTACTCGCTCAAATCTTGTACAAAGGAAAAGAGTTTGCTGAAACATCTGCCggtcaaaaaataaatgaggCTGTAATTACAGTGCCTGGATTTTTCAATCAGGCTGAAAGAAAGGCACTGCTTCAAGCAGCCGATATTGCCGGATTAAAGGTTTTACAGCTTATAAATGATTATACAGCTGTAGCTTTGAATTATGGAATCTttcgaagaaaagaaatcaacGAGACTACTCAGTACATTATGTTTTTCGATATGGGGGCCAGTAGTACGACAGCAACTGTTGTTGGATATCaaaatgtgaaaacaaaagaaaaaggttACGTTGAAACCAATCCTCAGGTTAGCATTCTGGGTGTTGGGTATGATCGAACACTTGGAGGCCTTGAGATGCAAATTCGTCTCCAGAATTATTTGGCCAAGGAGTTTGATGCCATGAAAAAGACGCCAAATTCTGTTTTCGATAGTCCACGTGCCATGGCTAAACTTTTCAAAGAAGCTGGacgtgtgaaaaatgttttgagTGCAAATGCTGATCATTATGCACAAATTGAAGGATTGCTTGATGAAAAAGATTTCCGCGTACAAGTCACTCGGGAGAAATTAGAAGAACTGTGCGCAGATTTGTTTGAACGTGTTGCAAGGCCAATCAAGACTGCATTAGAGACTTCAG CTTTAACTATGGATATTATCTCTCAAATCGTTTTGGTGGGAGCTGGTACTCGTGTACCTAAggtacaagaaaaattgacGGAATTTGTGAAGCTTGAATTATCTAAAAACATCAATACTGATGAGGCTGCAGCCATGGGTGCTGTATACAAAGCTGCTGATCTTAGCCAAGGTTTTAAAGTCAAGAAATTTATCACCAAAGATGCAGTACTATTCCCCATTCAAATTGTCTTCGACAGAACTGTGGACGGGGCAACTAAAAGG GTTCGAAGAATGCTGTTCAACAGAATGAATGCTTATCCGCAGAAGAAGATAATTACTTTTAATAAACATACCGATGACTTTGAATTCAGCGTGAATTATGCTGAGTTGGAATATTTGCCCGCCGATGAAATGGC GGCTGTTGGTAATACGAATTTGTCAATAATTTCTCTGAGCGGCATAGCTGATGCTTTGAGTAAGCATGCCAATGAAGGAACTGAAAGCAAAGGAATCAAGGCGCACTTTGCAATGGATGACAGTGGAGTTTTAAATTTGGCTAATGTTGAATtagtgtttgaaaaaacagTTGTTGCAGCTGAGGAAGAAGAGGGTACTTTTTCAAAGCTTGGCTCCACTATAAGTAAACTGTTTGCAG GATCAGATGACAAAGAACCAGCCGAAAAGGTTGAAGAACCATCAAAAGAAGATATTAAACCAGTTCACGAAGACCCAGATCAACTTGGTGTACAAAAAGAAGCAGATGCAAAGCCACAGAATCAAAATGAGACTCAAACAACTGAAAATAAACCGAGTAATAAAACTGAGAAgatagaaaaggaaaaaaaacccAGCCTAGTTACCCTCAAAGAGCCAATCCCGTCCACTGAAGTTAGGCTAGGACCAAAGACTCTAGAGGGACCAAAGCTCGCAGAATCAACGAAAAA AATTGAGGCTCTAAATCACCATGATTTAGAAAGAACTAGACGCGAAAGAGCTCTGAACAGTCTCGAGGCATTTGTTATTGATGCACAACAGAAATTGCAATTGCCAGAATATTCCGAAGCTACAATACCTGAGGAATCTGAAAAGATTTTAGCCGCTTGTTCGACAATTTCTGATTGGCTGTATGAGGATGGATATGACGCAGATGCTGACActtatgaacaaaaattggCGGAACTGAAAGGATTGACAAATGACTTGTATGCAAGAGTTTTTGAACATAAAGAGAGGCCAGAAGCTTTGAAGGGAATGGTTTCCATGATTCATGGCAGTACTACGTTCCTTGAAAAGGTGGCAAACGTGACCTCCAGCAGTGAAATATTTACCCAAGTCGAGTTGGAAactcttcaaaaaactatTAATGAAACGCAG GAATGGCATGATAAGGTCGTGAAAGAATTAGCGGATATACCTTTATATGAACCTGTGAAATATACAGTTCGCGATATTGCAAATAAAATGGCAATTCTGGATAGGGAAGTAAAGTATTTGGTAAACAAAGCAAAAATTTGGAGGCCCAAGCCAAAGGAAGAAGAACCAGCAAAGAATAAAACAACTGATAAATCAGACGAGGCTACAGCAGAAGTACCAGACGGTTCTGAAACGGCAGAGGTTCCAGCTACTGCAGACGAAGCACCTGTAAAgacaaaagaagaagaagaagaagacaaaGATGACGGAGTTGTAGAGGAAGAACAAAATAGTAATGTTGAAAGCAAAGGTGAAACAGATGATGGCAGCATTGAAATTGGTAGTGAAAAACATTCGCAGAATGAAACTGGGGAGACATTACAGTTGCCAGAACCTGATCCAGTGAAGACTAAGGATAAACCTAATCAAGAGGAGCCGCACCAAGAATTAtaa
- the LOC124307538 gene encoding transmembrane protein 50A, whose protein sequence is MASCLENIQIPACVWFDGGEKRNSLMSMLAGTLFFMGWWFIIDAQAKYPYLMLDAYHVCGVFGTISLFMVNSVTNAQIRGDAYNGGCLGVKGARGWLFIGFVMGFAAVIAACWILFTDFIRKDVSHTWPGVGLFLQNVFIFVGSLTYKFGRSEDQWG, encoded by the exons ATGGCCTCCTGTCTCGAAAATATCCAAATTCCGGCGTGTGTTTGGTTTGACGGTGGTGAGAAACGAAATTCTTTGATGTCCATGCTTGCTGGAACattg tTTTTCATGGGATGGTGGTTCATAATTGATGCTCAAGCTAAATATCCCTATTTAATGCTTGACGCATATCACGTGTGCGGAGTGTTTGGTACCATATCGCTTTTCAT ggTTAATTCAGTAACTAATGCTCAGATTAGAGGAGATGCATATAATGGAGGATGCCTTGGGGTCAAGGGTGCCAGAGGTTGGCTGTTTATCGGCTTCGTCATGGGATTTGCGGCAGTAATAGCAGCATGTTGGATTTTATTTACTGACTTTATCAGAAAGG ATGTGTCGCATACCTGGCCTGGGGTTGGGCTTTTTTTACAGAACGTATTTATATTCGTGGGATCATTGACTTACAAGTTTGGTCGTTCAGAAGATCAGTGGGGTTGA
- the LOC124307532 gene encoding hypoxia up-regulated protein 1 isoform X2 — protein MNRKRMLAVSLAFLALNIFIDSTHGVAVMSIDFGSEWMKVAIVSPGVPMEIALNKESKRKTPVTIAFRNGERTFGEDAQVVAVRFPKNSYSYILDLLGKSIDHPLVKLYQTRFPYYEILADEERETIIFKHDEETFYTPEELLAQILYKGKEFAETSAGQKINEAVITVPGFFNQAERKALLQAADIAGLKVLQLINDYTAVALNYGIFRRKEINETTQYIMFFDMGASSTTATVVGYQNVKTKEKGYVETNPQVSILGVGYDRTLGGLEMQIRLQNYLAKEFDAMKKTPNSVFDSPRAMAKLFKEAGRVKNVLSANADHYAQIEGLLDEKDFRVQVTREKLEELCADLFERVARPIKTALETSALTMDIISQIVLVGAGTRVPKVQEKLTEFVKLELSKNINTDEAAAMGAVYKAADLSQGFKVKKFITKDAVLFPIQIVFDRTVDGATKRVRRMLFNRMNAYPQKKIITFNKHTDDFEFSVNYAELEYLPADEMAAVGNTNLSIISLSGIADALSKHANEGTESKGIKAHFAMDDSGVLNLANVELVFEKTVVAAEEEEGSDDKEPAEKVEEPSKEDIKPVHEDPDQLGVQKEADAKPQNQNETQTTENKPSNKTEKIEKEKKPSLVTLKEPIPSTEVRLGPKTLEGPKLAESTKKIEALNHHDLERTRRERALNSLEAFVIDAQQKLQLPEYSEATIPEESEKILAACSTISDWLYEDGYDADADTYEQKLAELKGLTNDLYARVFEHKERPEALKGMVSMIHGSTTFLEKVANVTSSSEIFTQVELETLQKTINETQEWHDKVVKELADIPLYEPVKYTVRDIANKMAILDREVKYLVNKAKIWRPKPKEEEPAKNKTTDKSDEATAEVPDGSETAEVPATADEAPVKTKEEEEEDKDDGVVEEEQNSNVESKGETDDGSIEIGSEKHSQNETGETLQLPEPDPVKTKDKPNQEEPHQEL, from the exons ATGAATCGTAAGAGAATGCTTGCCGTTTCACTGGCTTTTCTCGCTCTCAATATATTCATTGACAGTACTCATGGAGTTGCTGTTATGAGCATCGACTTTGGCAGCGAATGGATGAAAGTTGCCATCGTATCG CCTGGAGTGCCGATGGAAATAGCTCTAAACAAAGAATCTAAAAGGAAAACTCCGGTAACAATCGCATTTAGAAATGGAGAGCGTACCTTTGGAGAAGATGCGCAGGTTGTCGCTGTACGATTTCCTAAAAACAGCTATTCCTACATCTTGGATCTTTTGGGCAAATCGATCGATCATCCATTGgttaaattatatcaaacaAGATTTCCTTACTATGAGATTCTTGCGGATGAAGAACGtgaaacgattatttttaaGCACGATGAGGAGACATTTTATACACCTGAAGAATTACTCGCTCAAATCTTGTACAAAGGAAAAGAGTTTGCTGAAACATCTGCCggtcaaaaaataaatgaggCTGTAATTACAGTGCCTGGATTTTTCAATCAGGCTGAAAGAAAGGCACTGCTTCAAGCAGCCGATATTGCCGGATTAAAGGTTTTACAGCTTATAAATGATTATACAGCTGTAGCTTTGAATTATGGAATCTttcgaagaaaagaaatcaacGAGACTACTCAGTACATTATGTTTTTCGATATGGGGGCCAGTAGTACGACAGCAACTGTTGTTGGATATCaaaatgtgaaaacaaaagaaaaaggttACGTTGAAACCAATCCTCAGGTTAGCATTCTGGGTGTTGGGTATGATCGAACACTTGGAGGCCTTGAGATGCAAATTCGTCTCCAGAATTATTTGGCCAAGGAGTTTGATGCCATGAAAAAGACGCCAAATTCTGTTTTCGATAGTCCACGTGCCATGGCTAAACTTTTCAAAGAAGCTGGacgtgtgaaaaatgttttgagTGCAAATGCTGATCATTATGCACAAATTGAAGGATTGCTTGATGAAAAAGATTTCCGCGTACAAGTCACTCGGGAGAAATTAGAAGAACTGTGCGCAGATTTGTTTGAACGTGTTGCAAGGCCAATCAAGACTGCATTAGAGACTTCAG CTTTAACTATGGATATTATCTCTCAAATCGTTTTGGTGGGAGCTGGTACTCGTGTACCTAAggtacaagaaaaattgacGGAATTTGTGAAGCTTGAATTATCTAAAAACATCAATACTGATGAGGCTGCAGCCATGGGTGCTGTATACAAAGCTGCTGATCTTAGCCAAGGTTTTAAAGTCAAGAAATTTATCACCAAAGATGCAGTACTATTCCCCATTCAAATTGTCTTCGACAGAACTGTGGACGGGGCAACTAAAAGG GTTCGAAGAATGCTGTTCAACAGAATGAATGCTTATCCGCAGAAGAAGATAATTACTTTTAATAAACATACCGATGACTTTGAATTCAGCGTGAATTATGCTGAGTTGGAATATTTGCCCGCCGATGAAATGGC GGCTGTTGGTAATACGAATTTGTCAATAATTTCTCTGAGCGGCATAGCTGATGCTTTGAGTAAGCATGCCAATGAAGGAACTGAAAGCAAAGGAATCAAGGCGCACTTTGCAATGGATGACAGTGGAGTTTTAAATTTGGCTAATGTTGAATtagtgtttgaaaaaacagTTGTTGCAGCTGAGGAAGAAGAGG GATCAGATGACAAAGAACCAGCCGAAAAGGTTGAAGAACCATCAAAAGAAGATATTAAACCAGTTCACGAAGACCCAGATCAACTTGGTGTACAAAAAGAAGCAGATGCAAAGCCACAGAATCAAAATGAGACTCAAACAACTGAAAATAAACCGAGTAATAAAACTGAGAAgatagaaaaggaaaaaaaacccAGCCTAGTTACCCTCAAAGAGCCAATCCCGTCCACTGAAGTTAGGCTAGGACCAAAGACTCTAGAGGGACCAAAGCTCGCAGAATCAACGAAAAA AATTGAGGCTCTAAATCACCATGATTTAGAAAGAACTAGACGCGAAAGAGCTCTGAACAGTCTCGAGGCATTTGTTATTGATGCACAACAGAAATTGCAATTGCCAGAATATTCCGAAGCTACAATACCTGAGGAATCTGAAAAGATTTTAGCCGCTTGTTCGACAATTTCTGATTGGCTGTATGAGGATGGATATGACGCAGATGCTGACActtatgaacaaaaattggCGGAACTGAAAGGATTGACAAATGACTTGTATGCAAGAGTTTTTGAACATAAAGAGAGGCCAGAAGCTTTGAAGGGAATGGTTTCCATGATTCATGGCAGTACTACGTTCCTTGAAAAGGTGGCAAACGTGACCTCCAGCAGTGAAATATTTACCCAAGTCGAGTTGGAAactcttcaaaaaactatTAATGAAACGCAG GAATGGCATGATAAGGTCGTGAAAGAATTAGCGGATATACCTTTATATGAACCTGTGAAATATACAGTTCGCGATATTGCAAATAAAATGGCAATTCTGGATAGGGAAGTAAAGTATTTGGTAAACAAAGCAAAAATTTGGAGGCCCAAGCCAAAGGAAGAAGAACCAGCAAAGAATAAAACAACTGATAAATCAGACGAGGCTACAGCAGAAGTACCAGACGGTTCTGAAACGGCAGAGGTTCCAGCTACTGCAGACGAAGCACCTGTAAAgacaaaagaagaagaagaagaagacaaaGATGACGGAGTTGTAGAGGAAGAACAAAATAGTAATGTTGAAAGCAAAGGTGAAACAGATGATGGCAGCATTGAAATTGGTAGTGAAAAACATTCGCAGAATGAAACTGGGGAGACATTACAGTTGCCAGAACCTGATCCAGTGAAGACTAAGGATAAACCTAATCAAGAGGAGCCGCACCAAGAATTAtaa